A section of the Humulus lupulus chromosome 2, drHumLupu1.1, whole genome shotgun sequence genome encodes:
- the LOC133813949 gene encoding uncharacterized protein LOC133813949, giving the protein MGERKYLGPDLVRRTTKVVEKIRKRMLTAQSRKNSYADRKRRDVDFNIMDKVLLLRKYVPDPSHVLNYESIEVEQDLTYEEKPVKILDRKEKELRNKNISLVKVLWRSSNIEEMTWEREDEMRSKYPELFG; this is encoded by the exons atgggagaaagaaagtatcttgGTCCAGATCTTGTCAGAAGGACAACTAAAGTAgtagagaaaataagaaaaagaatgttAACTGCTCAGAGTAGAAAAAATAGTTATGCTGATCGAAAGCGAAGAGATGTGGATTTCAATATTATGGACAAG GTATTATTATTGAGAAAATACGTTCCAGATCCTTCACATGTGCTAAACTACGAGTCAATAGAAGTTGAACAAGACCTAACATATGAAGAAAAACCAGTGAAAATTCTTGATAGAAAAGAGAAAGAGTTGAGAAATAAGAATATTTCACTGGTTAAGGtcttgtggagaagttcaaataTTGAGGAAATGACATGGGAACGGGAAGATGAAATGAGATCCAAATACCCAGAGTTATTTGGGTAA